In Euzebyales bacterium, a single window of DNA contains:
- a CDS encoding YbjQ family protein, translated as MTTTPSVSGREVTEYLGVVCAQSVMGVNAFKDVAAGVRNIFGGRSKSYENELSSGVASVIDEMERQAADLGAEAVLGVDIDYETVGANMLMVSASGTAVRLG; from the coding sequence GTGACGACGACGCCATCGGTGTCCGGCCGCGAGGTCACGGAGTACCTCGGCGTGGTGTGTGCCCAGTCCGTGATGGGCGTCAATGCGTTCAAGGACGTCGCGGCGGGCGTCCGCAACATCTTCGGTGGCCGCTCGAAGTCATACGAGAACGAGCTGAGCTCGGGCGTGGCGTCGGTGATCGACGAGATGGAACGCCAGGCGGCCGATCTCGGCGCCGAAGCGGTCCTTGGCGTCGACATCGATTACGAGACGGTCGGCGCCAACATGCTCATGGTCAGCGCGTCGGGGACGGCGGTCCGACTGGGCTGA
- a CDS encoding cyclic nucleotide-binding domain-containing protein — translation MLQRRREEKVAWLRRVPLFSNLSTGQLEALTPLVEEVETTPGQVLIHQGEYGQELVIIVEGAVEAARDGEHLRDLGPGDVVGEIALLDGGLRTATITVREPTTVLIISKRAFDTVLDQVPGLPHELLRAMARRLRDATEGTTA, via the coding sequence ATGCTGCAGAGACGACGCGAGGAGAAGGTCGCGTGGCTACGGAGGGTTCCGCTGTTCTCGAACCTGTCCACGGGGCAACTCGAGGCCCTCACACCGCTCGTCGAGGAGGTCGAGACGACCCCCGGCCAGGTGCTCATCCACCAGGGCGAATACGGCCAGGAACTGGTGATCATCGTCGAGGGCGCGGTCGAGGCCGCGCGTGACGGCGAGCACCTGCGCGACCTCGGTCCGGGCGACGTGGTCGGCGAGATCGCGCTGCTCGACGGCGGCCTCCGCACCGCAACCATCACTGTCCGTGAGCCGACGACGGTCTTGATCATCAGCAAGCGAGCGTTCGACACGGTCCTGGACCAGGTACCGGGGCTGCCGCACGAACTGCTGCGCGCCATGGCCAGGCGACTGCGCGACGCCACCGAGGGCACCACGGCCTGA
- a CDS encoding AI-2E family transporter — protein sequence MTRSEPVDDRDVRRPATPAVPADDVPPPVSQIMRVEIGGRTVWQVIGAILLTLVLVRAASAASGLLTMVGLSFFFSLALDPAVRRLVARFGWRRGAAVGVIYLAGVAFVAFMVYVLVPAIGELANRIAANGDEWIAQLNAFAQENFGFPIDEAIGEQVVGAGEETDQFAAEAFGRLAGIASSGITLVFNLATIAMFTFYFTANARGVQRAVLRLFSPRAQRRIGWTWDTAIEQTGGYFYSRVILMGINGVGFLLTMVIVGMPVSLALPLAVFAGFVSVFIPAIGTYLGSAIPILLTLAVQGLVAALAVLGYALVYQQLENYWLSPRISAGTMSLNGGVAFGAALAGGAIAGPIGAFVALPVAALISAVISNYAASYEVVYHSPRDDVGDASGGQAPVAQSTAPDE from the coding sequence ATGACGCGGAGTGAACCGGTGGACGACCGGGACGTCCGGCGGCCTGCGACGCCAGCCGTGCCCGCCGACGATGTGCCGCCCCCCGTGTCGCAGATCATGCGGGTGGAGATCGGTGGACGCACGGTGTGGCAGGTGATCGGCGCGATCCTGCTGACGCTGGTGCTGGTGCGGGCGGCGAGCGCCGCAAGTGGACTGTTGACGATGGTCGGGTTGTCGTTCTTCTTCAGCCTGGCGTTGGATCCCGCGGTGCGGCGGCTGGTGGCGCGATTCGGATGGCGGCGCGGTGCGGCAGTGGGCGTGATCTACCTGGCGGGCGTCGCGTTCGTCGCGTTCATGGTGTACGTCCTGGTTCCCGCGATCGGGGAGCTCGCGAACCGCATCGCCGCGAACGGCGACGAGTGGATCGCACAGCTCAACGCGTTCGCCCAGGAGAACTTCGGGTTCCCGATCGACGAGGCCATCGGCGAACAGGTCGTGGGCGCCGGCGAGGAGACCGACCAGTTCGCGGCGGAAGCGTTCGGGCGCCTGGCGGGGATCGCCTCGAGCGGGATCACCCTGGTGTTCAACCTCGCGACGATCGCGATGTTCACGTTCTACTTCACTGCCAACGCGCGTGGCGTCCAGCGGGCCGTCCTGCGGTTGTTCTCCCCGAGGGCACAGCGGCGGATCGGGTGGACCTGGGACACGGCGATCGAACAGACCGGCGGCTACTTCTACTCGCGGGTCATCCTGATGGGGATCAACGGCGTCGGGTTCCTGCTGACGATGGTCATCGTGGGCATGCCCGTGTCGTTGGCGTTGCCCCTGGCCGTGTTCGCTGGATTCGTTTCGGTGTTCATCCCTGCGATCGGGACCTACCTCGGGTCAGCCATCCCCATCCTGCTCACGCTGGCGGTGCAGGGCCTGGTCGCGGCGTTGGCCGTGCTCGGTTACGCATTGGTGTACCAGCAGTTGGAGAACTACTGGCTGAGCCCACGCATCAGTGCGGGGACCATGTCACTCAACGGCGGGGTCGCGTTCGGCGCGGCGCTGGCGGGCGGCGCGATCGCCGGCCCGATCGGCGCCTTCGTGGCGCTTCCGGTCGCCGCGTTGATCTCCGCGGTGATCTCCAACTACGCCGCGAGCTACGAAGTCGTCTACCACTCCCCCCGCGACGACGTCGGCGACGCGAGCGGTGGACAGGCCCCGGTCGCGCAGTCGACCGCACCTGACGAATGA